The Chryseobacterium aureum genome contains a region encoding:
- a CDS encoding DUF4476 domain-containing protein: protein MKKIFMSWMLLAGISSFAQEAGKAGELLKNEASTTEMRTSKSPDERNKTFDPSRSGNTAIPQRNGSGSGNRIKNSHYDWDRNYGYAEVFLRIPEQGFFTVEIGDQMIANGSGKYRFFDLSSGGMPLSIYENGFLIYRTTLMLRNNNRMVLDFFTNEGLYLLDSYPLQNQYGFNDWNDIWNNPYGSQSGGGYNNNGNAMDTQSFRHFFDTMMDNERFDDGKITMINQQMRVSMFTAAQIRDLVKAISFDNKKLALAKSIYRNCVDREHYIIVTDAFDFESSRRELMEYVSKL from the coding sequence TTTATGAGTTGGATGCTGCTGGCGGGAATCAGCTCGTTTGCACAGGAAGCAGGAAAGGCTGGAGAATTATTAAAAAATGAGGCTTCAACCACAGAAATGAGAACCTCTAAAAGCCCGGATGAAAGAAATAAAACCTTTGATCCATCAAGATCCGGAAATACAGCGATTCCCCAAAGAAATGGAAGTGGATCCGGGAACAGAATCAAAAACTCCCATTACGATTGGGACAGAAACTATGGTTATGCAGAAGTGTTTCTGAGAATTCCGGAACAGGGCTTTTTTACCGTTGAAATAGGAGACCAGATGATCGCAAACGGGTCAGGAAAATACAGGTTTTTCGACCTGTCATCAGGTGGAATGCCCCTCTCAATCTACGAAAACGGTTTTCTGATCTACAGAACTACTTTAATGCTTCGCAATAACAACAGAATGGTATTGGATTTTTTTACCAATGAAGGACTGTATCTTTTAGATTCTTATCCTCTTCAAAATCAATACGGATTTAATGACTGGAATGATATCTGGAATAATCCTTACGGAAGTCAGTCCGGAGGTGGATATAATAATAACGGAAATGCGATGGATACTCAATCTTTTCGCCACTTTTTTGATACGATGATGGATAATGAAAGATTTGATGATGGGAAAATCACGATGATTAATCAGCAGATGCGTGTTTCAATGTTTACTGCTGCACAAATAAGAGATTTGGTGAAAGCAATAAGTTTTGATAATAAAAAGCTGGCATTAGCTAAATCTATCTACCGCAACTGTGTAGACAGAGAACATTATATTATAGTAACTGATGCCTTTGATTTTGAAAGCAGCAGACGTGAACTGATGGAATATGTTTCAAAATTATAA